The DNA sequence CATGTCGCGCTGCTGATCGGCTACGGCGCCTCGGCGATCAACCCGTACCTGGCGATGGAGACCTGCGAGGAGCTCGTCCGCAGCGGGATGATCACCAACGTCACGCCCGAAAAGGCGGTCAAGAACGTGATCAAGGCGCTCGGCAAGGGCGTGCTGAAGATCATGTCCAAGATGGGCATCTCGACGGTGTCCTCGTACGCGGGCGCCCAGGCGTTCGAGGCCGTCGGCCTCAGCCAGGAGTTCGTCGACCAGTACTTCACGGGCACAACGAGCAAGCTCGGCGGCGTCGGCATCGACGTCATCGCGGCGGAGAACATGGCGCGCCACATCGCCGCCTACCCGCCGGAGGGCGCGATCCTCGCGCACGAGCGGCTGCAGACCGGCGGCGAGTACCAGTGGCGCCGCGACGGCGCACCGCACCTCTTCAACCCGGAGACGGTGTTCCGCCTGCAGCACTCCACGCGCACGCGCCGGTACGACGTCTTCCGCGAGTACACGAAGCTCGTGGACGACCAGTCCGAGTCGCTGATGACCCTCCGCGGGATGTTCGCGCTGCGGTCCGGCGTGCGCCCGGCCATCCCGATCGACGAGGTCGAGCCGGTCGAGTCCATCGTCAAGCGCTTCTCCACCGGGGCGATGAGCTACGGCTCGATCTCCAAGGAGGCGCACGAGACGCTCGCCATCGCGATGAACCGCCTCGGCGGCAAGTCGAACACGGGCGAGGGCGGCGAGGACCTCGACCGTCTGCTCGACCCGGAGCGGCGCAGCGCGATCAAGCAGGTCGCCTCCGGCCGCTTCGGCGTCACCTCGATGTACCTGACCCACGCGGACGACATCCAGATCAAGCTCGCTCAGGGCGCCAAGCCCGGCGAGGGCGGCCAGCTGCCGCCGACCAAGGTCTACCCCTGGGTCGCGCGCACCCGGCACGCCACCGCGGGCGTCGGCCTCATCTCGCCGCCCCCGCACCACGACATCTACTCGATCGAGGACCTCAAGCAGCTCATCTTCGACCTGAAGCGCGCCAACCCGCAGGCCCGCGTGCACGTCAAGCTGGTCAGCGAGTCCGGCATCGGCGCGGTCGCGGCCGGGACGGCGAAGGCGCTGGCCGACGTCATCCTGGTCTCCGGCCACGACGGCGGCACGGGTGCGTCCCCGGTCAACTCCCTCAAGCACGCAGGCACGCCGTGGGAGCTCGGCCTGGCCGAGACGCAGCAGACCCTCATGCTCAACGGCATGCGCGAGCGCGTGGTCGTGCAGGTGGACGGCCAGCTGAAGACCGGCCGCGACGTCATCGTCGGCGCGCTGCTCGGCGCCGAGGAGTTCGGCTTCGCGACCGCCCCGCTGGTGGTCTCCGGCTGCGTCATGATGCGCGTCTGCCACCTCGACACCTGCCCGGTCGGCGTCGCCACCCAGAACCCGGAGCTCCGCTCGCGGTTCTCGGGCAAGCCGGAGTTCGTGGTCAACTTCTTCGAGTTCATCGCCCAGGAGGTGCGCGAGTACCTCGCCGAGCTCGGCTTCCGCAGCCTCGACGAGGCCATCGGCCACGCCGAGCTGCTGGACGCCGACCGCGCGATCGAGCACTGGAAGGCGTCGGGGATGGACCTCACGCCGATCCTGCGCGGGCCGGAGTTCCCGGAGTCCGCGCCGCGCAAGAACGGCCGTGCCCAGGACCACGAGCTGGACGAGCACTTCGACAACCAGCTCATCCAGGCCGCGCAGGACGTGCTCGCCTCGGCGCACCCCGGCACGGAGGGCGCGTCGCTCGCGCTGTCGCTGCCGATCCGCAACACCGAGCGCGCCGTCGGCACCATGCTCGGTCACGAGGTCACGGCCCGCCACGGCGAGAACGGCCTGCCGACCGGCACGATCGACATCACCCTGACGGGGTCCGCCGGCCAGTCGCTCGGCGCGTTCCTGCCCGCTGGCATCACGCTGCGGCTGGAGGGCGACTCCAACGACTACGTCGGCAAGGGCCTCTCCGGCGGCCAGATCGTCGTGCGCCCGCCGCGGGGGACCGTCTTCCCTGCCGAGCGCAACGTGATCGCGGGCAACGTGATCGGCTACGGCGCGACGCAGGGCAGCATGTTCATCCGCGGCATCGTGGGCGAGCGTTTCCTGGTCCGCAACTCGGGCGCGACCGCGGTCGTGGAGGGCGTTGGCGACCACGCGCTGGAGTACATGACGGGAGGCCTCGCGGTCATCCTGGGCGGCACCGGCCGCAACCTGGGCGCCGGCATGTCCGGCGGCACGGCGTACGTGTACGACCTCAAGCGCGAGCGGGTGAACCGCGACGCGCTGGCGACCGGCGAGCTGGAGCTGCTGCCGCTCGGCAGCGCCGACATCGAGATCGTGCGCGACCTGCTGGAGAAGCACCGCGCGGAGACCGGCTCGGCCCTCGCCGAGCGGATGCTCGCGGACGTCGACGCCACGATGGCGACGTTCGTCAAGGTACTGCCGCGCGACTACGCGGCCGTGCTGCAGATGCGTCAGGAGGCCGTCGACGAAGGGCTCGACCCCGACGGCGACATTGTGTGGAATCGGATCTTGGAGGTGACCGGTGGCTGACCCGAAGGGTTTTCTGAAGACGACCGAGCGGGAGCTTCCCAAGCGCCGGCCCGTGTCCGTGCGGCTCATGGACTGGAAAGAGGTCTACGAGGCGGGCGACCCGGCGCAGCTGCGCCGGCAGGCCGGACGCTGCATGGACTGCGGCATCCCGTTCTGCCACCAGGGCTGCCCGCTCGGCAACCTCATCCCGGAGTGGAACGACCTGATGTGGCGCGGGGAGGGCCGGCAGGCCATCGAGCGCCTGCACGCGACCAACAACTTCCCGGAGTTCACCGGCCGGCTCTGCCCGGCGCCCTGCGAGTCGTCGTGCGTGCTCGGCATCAACCAGCCGGCCGTCACGATCAAGCAGGTCGAGGTGTCGATCATCGACCAGGCCTGGCAGAACGGCTGGGTGCAGCCGCACCCGCCGGAGCGCCTCACCGGCAAGACGGTCGCCGTCGTCGGCTCCGGCCCCGCCGGCCTCGCCGCCGCGCAGCAGCTCACCCGTGCCGGCCACACGGTCGCCGTGTACGAGCGCGACGACCGCATCGGCGGCCTGCTGCGCTACGGCATCCCGGACTTCAAGATGGAGAAGAAGCACCTCGAGGCGCGGCTGAACCAGATGATGGCCGAGGGCACCCGCTTCCGGGCCGGGGTGAACATCGGCGTGGACATCGCCTGGGACGACCTGCGGGCGCGCTACGACGCGGTCGTCGTCGCCACCGGCGCGATGGTCCCGCGTGACCTCCCGATTCCGGGCCGCGATCTCGCGGGCGTGCACTTCGCGATGGAGTACCTGGTCCAGCAGAACAAGGCGGGAGCCGGCGACCAGATCGCCGACCAGATCACGGCGGACGGCAAGCACGTCATCGTGCTCGGCGGCGGCGACACCGGCGCCGACTGCATCGGAACCGCGCACCGCCAGGGCGCCGCCAGCGTCACCAACCTCGCGATCGGCAAGCAGCCGCCGGCGGAGCGCCCCGTGCACCAGCCGTGGCCGATGACGCCGACGCTGTTCGAGGTCCAGAGCGCACACGAGGAGGGCGGCGCGCGCGAGTATCTCGCGTCCACCGTCGAGTTCCTCGCGAACGAGTTCGGCGAGGTGAAGGCCCTCCGCGTCGCGGAGACCGAGTACCTCGACGGCCGCCGCGTGCCGAAGGCCGGGACGGAGCGCGAGATCCCCGCGGACCTCGTCCTCCTGGCGCTCGGCTTCACCGGTCCGGAGCAGGAGGACCTGGGCGCGCAGCTCGGCCTCCCGTTCGACGGCCGGGGCAACGTGGCGCGCGATGGCGACTACCAGACCAGCGAGGCCGGCGTGTTCGTCGCCGGCGACGCGGGCCGCGGCCAGTCGCTCATCGTCTGGGCCATCGCAGAGGGCCGGGCAGCGGCAGCCGCCGTGGACCGGTATCTTGAAGGGGAGACGGAGTTGCCGTCCCCGGTTCGACCCACCGACCGGGGCATCCTCGTCTGATCCCCTCCACCACGAGAACGCGCCGTCAGGGGTGCGAGAATCACGGAGCACTGAAAAACCCATGAGAAGGGCGAAAATCGTCGCGACCCTCGGTCCGGCGACCTCCAGCTACGACAACATCCGCGCGATCATCGATGCGGGCGTCGACGTCGCTCGGATGAATCTGAGCCACGGCAGCTACGACGTGCACGAGGGGGTCTACGCCAACGTGCGCAAGGCCGCCGACGACGCGGGGAAGCCGGTCGCGGTCCTCGTCGACCTCCAGGGTCCGAAGATCCGTCTCGGCAAGTTCGAGGCCGGCCCCTACGATCTCGCGCAGGGCGACATCTTCAAGATCACCACCGACGACATCATCGGCACCAGGGAGATCTCCTCGACCACGTTCAAGGGCCTGCCCAACGACGTCAAGCCGGGCGACTTCCTGCTGATCGACGACGGCAAGGTGCGCGTGCGCGTCGTCGAGGTCGAGGGCAACGTCGTGACGACCGAGGTCGTCGTCGCCGGTCCGGTCTCCAACAACAAGGGCATCAACCTCCCGGGCGTCGCGGTCAACGTGCCAGCGCTCTCCGAGAAGGACGAGGCGGACCTGCGCTGGGGCCTCAAGCTCGGCGCCGACATCATCGCGCTGTCGTTCGTGCGCAACGCCGCCGACATCGAGCGCGTGCACGAGATCATGGCGGAGGAGGGCCGCAAGGTCCCCGTCGTCGCCAAGATCGAGAAGCCGCAGGCCGTCGAGGCGCTCGAGGAGATCATCGAGGCGTTCGACGCCATCATGGTCGCCCGCGGCGACCTCGGCGTCGAGCTGCCGCTGGAGGCTGTCCCGATCGTGCAGAAGCGCGCGGTCGAGCTGGCCCGCCGCGCCGCCAAGCCGGTCATCGTGGCCACCCAGATGCTCGAGTCGATGATCTCCAGCCCGGTCCCGACCCGCGCCGAGACCTCCGACGTCGCCAACGCCGTCCTCGACGGCGCCGACGCGGTCATGCTCTCGGGCGAGACGAGCGTCGGCGAGTATCCGGCGATCACCGTGGCCACCATGGCGCGCATCGTCACCTCGACAGAGGAGCACGGTCTCGACCGCATCCAGCCGCTCGGCACCCGTCCGCGCACGCAGTCCGGCGCGATCACGCTGGCCGCCACCGAGGTCGCGGACTTCGTGGAGGCCAAGTACCTCTGCGTGTTCACCGAGTCGGGCGAGTCGGCCCGCCGGATGGCCCGCCTGCGCAACAAGATCCCGATCCTGGCGTTCACGCCGGAGGAGTCGGTGCGCCGCCGGATGT is a window from the Leifsonia shinshuensis genome containing:
- the gltB gene encoding glutamate synthase large subunit; this translates as MAVTPPHSRFSTVPGKQGLYDPAAEKDACGLAMVATLRGTAGHDIIDAALEALRHLEHRGAVGSDAGTGDGAGIITQVPDAFLRAVSGLELPSAGRYAVGNAFLPTEADARESVKAAVEAIAADHDLTVLGWRPVPVRPDELGTLARDAMPVIEQLFVASTRVDERGEPVSGIALDRLTFFLRKRAERELDLYFSSLSSRTLVYKGMVTTLQLEPFYPDLSDQRFASKLALVHSRYSTNTFPSWPLAQPFRMIAHNGEINTVSGNRNWMRARQSQLESELLGDLSPVLPIVTPGASDSASFDEVVELISLTGRSLPHAVMMMVPEAWENQTEIDPVRRDFYEYHSMLMEPWDGPAAIVFTDGSLVGATLDRNGLRPGRYVVTNDGLVVLASEIGVLDIEPSRVVRKGRLRPGRMFLVDTVAGRLIEDDEIKSELAAGAPYGDWLADGRINLKDLPEREHIVHTPASVTRRQRTFGYTEEEVRVLLKPMATTGAEPLGAMGSDTPVAVLSERPRLLFDYFTQQFAQVTNPPLDSIREEVVTSLALGLGPERNLLTAGPEHARQVVLDFPVIDNDELAKIQHIDPRPGSRLTTTLRGLYRSDAGPDAMQARLAEMCDEVDEAIEAGAQFIVLSDRDSTKDLAPIPSLLMLAAVHHHLIRAENRMKCGLIVEAGDVREVHHVALLIGYGASAINPYLAMETCEELVRSGMITNVTPEKAVKNVIKALGKGVLKIMSKMGISTVSSYAGAQAFEAVGLSQEFVDQYFTGTTSKLGGVGIDVIAAENMARHIAAYPPEGAILAHERLQTGGEYQWRRDGAPHLFNPETVFRLQHSTRTRRYDVFREYTKLVDDQSESLMTLRGMFALRSGVRPAIPIDEVEPVESIVKRFSTGAMSYGSISKEAHETLAIAMNRLGGKSNTGEGGEDLDRLLDPERRSAIKQVASGRFGVTSMYLTHADDIQIKLAQGAKPGEGGQLPPTKVYPWVARTRHATAGVGLISPPPHHDIYSIEDLKQLIFDLKRANPQARVHVKLVSESGIGAVAAGTAKALADVILVSGHDGGTGASPVNSLKHAGTPWELGLAETQQTLMLNGMRERVVVQVDGQLKTGRDVIVGALLGAEEFGFATAPLVVSGCVMMRVCHLDTCPVGVATQNPELRSRFSGKPEFVVNFFEFIAQEVREYLAELGFRSLDEAIGHAELLDADRAIEHWKASGMDLTPILRGPEFPESAPRKNGRAQDHELDEHFDNQLIQAAQDVLASAHPGTEGASLALSLPIRNTERAVGTMLGHEVTARHGENGLPTGTIDITLTGSAGQSLGAFLPAGITLRLEGDSNDYVGKGLSGGQIVVRPPRGTVFPAERNVIAGNVIGYGATQGSMFIRGIVGERFLVRNSGATAVVEGVGDHALEYMTGGLAVILGGTGRNLGAGMSGGTAYVYDLKRERVNRDALATGELELLPLGSADIEIVRDLLEKHRAETGSALAERMLADVDATMATFVKVLPRDYAAVLQMRQEAVDEGLDPDGDIVWNRILEVTGG
- the pyk gene encoding pyruvate kinase, translating into MRRAKIVATLGPATSSYDNIRAIIDAGVDVARMNLSHGSYDVHEGVYANVRKAADDAGKPVAVLVDLQGPKIRLGKFEAGPYDLAQGDIFKITTDDIIGTREISSTTFKGLPNDVKPGDFLLIDDGKVRVRVVEVEGNVVTTEVVVAGPVSNNKGINLPGVAVNVPALSEKDEADLRWGLKLGADIIALSFVRNAADIERVHEIMAEEGRKVPVVAKIEKPQAVEALEEIIEAFDAIMVARGDLGVELPLEAVPIVQKRAVELARRAAKPVIVATQMLESMISSPVPTRAETSDVANAVLDGADAVMLSGETSVGEYPAITVATMARIVTSTEEHGLDRIQPLGTRPRTQSGAITLAATEVADFVEAKYLCVFTESGESARRMARLRNKIPILAFTPEESVRRRMSLFWGVESFVVDRVTHTDQMVAQVDEALKSTGRAENGDKVIIISGSPPGIPGTTNDIRVHKVGDVL
- a CDS encoding glutamate synthase subunit beta, which gives rise to MADPKGFLKTTERELPKRRPVSVRLMDWKEVYEAGDPAQLRRQAGRCMDCGIPFCHQGCPLGNLIPEWNDLMWRGEGRQAIERLHATNNFPEFTGRLCPAPCESSCVLGINQPAVTIKQVEVSIIDQAWQNGWVQPHPPERLTGKTVAVVGSGPAGLAAAQQLTRAGHTVAVYERDDRIGGLLRYGIPDFKMEKKHLEARLNQMMAEGTRFRAGVNIGVDIAWDDLRARYDAVVVATGAMVPRDLPIPGRDLAGVHFAMEYLVQQNKAGAGDQIADQITADGKHVIVLGGGDTGADCIGTAHRQGAASVTNLAIGKQPPAERPVHQPWPMTPTLFEVQSAHEEGGAREYLASTVEFLANEFGEVKALRVAETEYLDGRRVPKAGTEREIPADLVLLALGFTGPEQEDLGAQLGLPFDGRGNVARDGDYQTSEAGVFVAGDAGRGQSLIVWAIAEGRAAAAAVDRYLEGETELPSPVRPTDRGILV